From the Lolium rigidum isolate FL_2022 chromosome 2, APGP_CSIRO_Lrig_0.1, whole genome shotgun sequence genome, one window contains:
- the LOC124689408 gene encoding uncharacterized protein LOC124689408 has translation MLRLRSSILVQVLSSSSVAFPNISSLHRLLSAAAAPRISQNPSFAVGDYLVDTCGLTRTQALKASAKLSHLKCPSKPDAARAFLAGLGLSSADIAAAVVKDPLLLCAGVEKTLSPVVEELTGLGLSLPDIARLLSLAGDRFRSRSIVPKVQHYLPLFGSPENLFRALKNSPYLLRRSMDRVVMPNVAFLRECGLSDSDITKIYIRLSRILTTSPERVRTMVACAEGLGVPRGSGMFRHALQAVGFLGEEKLAAKVEYLKNTFGWSDVEVSIAIRKAPMVLITSKESLRLKSDFLLSEVGLDPAYIARIPAMLLYSLEGRTKPRHYVVKFLKENGLLHRNWSHNSIVAVSDKVFVETFIRPHKEAAPHLAQDYASACRGEVPARLIFASTKTLACTGQCGRLVDA, from the coding sequence ATGCTCCGCCTCCGTAGCTCCATCCTCGTCCAggtcctctcctcttcctccgttGCCTTCCCCAACATTTCCTCTCTGCACCGCCTCctctctgccgccgccgcgccccgcaTTTCCCAAAACCCTAGCTTCGCCGTCGGGGACTACCTCGTCGACACATGCGGCCTCACCCGAACCCAGGCCCTCAAGGCCTCCGCGAAGCTCTCCCACCTCAAGTGCCCCTCCAAGCCCGACGCTGCCCGCGCCTTCCTCGCCGGCCTCGGCCTTTCCAGTGCCGACATCGCTGCCGCCGTCGTCAAGGATCCGCTGCTGCTCTGCGCCGGCGTGGAGAAGACCCTTTCCCCAGTCGTCGAGGAGCTCACCGGCCTGGGGCTGTCGCTTCCAGACATCGCACGCCTCCTGTCGCTCGCCGGCGACCGCTTCCGCTCTAGATCCATCGTCCCCAAAGTACAGCACTACCTGCCCCTCTTCGGCTCCCCCGAGAACCTCTTCCGGGCTCTCAAGAACAGCCCCTACCTTCTCAGACGCAGCATGGATAGGGTGGTCATGCCCAATGTCGCGTTCCTGCGGGAGTGTGGGCTAAGTGATTCCGATATTACCAAGATCTACATTCGTCTCAGCAGGATACTGACAACCAGCCCGGAGCGTGTCCGGACGATGGTGGCATGCGCCGAGGGTCTAGGCGTGCCCCGTGGCTCTGGGATGTTCAGGCACGCGCTCCAGGCCGTCGGATTTCTCGGGGAGGAGAAGCTCGCCGCCAAAGTGGAATACTTGAAGAACACGTTCGGGTGGTCGGATGTTGAGGTGAGCATTGCTATACGTAAGGCTCCAATGGTGCTCATAACCTCAAAGGAATCACTGCGGCTCAAGTCAGATttcctcctctccgaggtggggTTGGACCCAGCATACATTGCTCGTATTCCAGCAATGCTCCTTTACAGCCTGGAAGGCCGGACCAAACCCAGGCACTACGTTGTAAAGTTTCTCAAGGAAAATGGATTGCTACATCGCAACTGGAGCCACAATTCAATTGTTGCGGTGAGCGACAAGGTATTTGTGGAGACCTTCATACGCCCTCACAAGGAAGCAGCACCGCACCTCGCTCAAGACTATGCTTCTGCTTGCAGAGGGGAAGTGCCCGCTAGATTGATATTTGCATCAACAAAGACCCTTGCCTGCACTGGACAATGTGGTAGGCTAGTCGACGCATAA